Proteins encoded by one window of Myxococcus guangdongensis:
- a CDS encoding lysylphosphatidylglycerol synthase transmembrane domain-containing protein, with product MHGASSATEDDRSARGPSERASRRHGVWGWLPGVVLLGAFTAFVVLRFGEEKQFAQMLQRARPEWLLVGVVLQFFSYLTMAGCWRVVLEVEGVKAPWLRTAGLALMKLSFDQLVPTAGIGGSVVVMKGLQREGAPPRVATGALLVDMVSFYLAHAVAVAASIFILWYRAALHSAILGLATAFAALACAVPFAILWLTRHGGWQPPRWARRIPGLTALLESISQVSPSLVRDTWLLVRASALQLATFALDALTLSCMFQAVGHPVDFAAVFAAFMLATLVMTLSIIPGGVGTFEATAVGTLSSLGVPVEVALTAVMLLRGYTLWLPLPLGMVLLRRMFGVRLREAMSERSSLGAPEQEPA from the coding sequence ATGCACGGGGCCTCTTCGGCGACGGAAGACGACCGCTCCGCGCGCGGCCCATCGGAGCGGGCTTCGCGGCGGCACGGCGTGTGGGGCTGGTTGCCGGGAGTGGTGCTGCTGGGCGCCTTCACGGCGTTCGTGGTGCTGCGCTTCGGGGAGGAGAAGCAGTTCGCCCAGATGCTCCAGCGCGCGCGGCCGGAGTGGCTGCTGGTGGGCGTGGTGCTCCAGTTCTTCTCATACCTGACGATGGCGGGATGCTGGCGCGTGGTGCTGGAGGTGGAGGGCGTGAAGGCCCCCTGGCTGCGCACCGCGGGCCTGGCCTTGATGAAGCTCTCGTTCGACCAGCTCGTGCCCACCGCGGGCATCGGCGGCTCGGTGGTGGTGATGAAGGGGCTCCAGCGGGAGGGCGCGCCGCCCCGGGTGGCCACGGGCGCGCTGCTGGTCGACATGGTGTCCTTCTACCTGGCGCACGCCGTGGCCGTGGCCGCGTCCATCTTCATCCTCTGGTATCGCGCGGCGCTGCACTCGGCCATCCTCGGACTGGCCACGGCGTTCGCGGCGCTCGCGTGCGCGGTGCCGTTCGCCATCCTCTGGCTGACGCGGCACGGAGGCTGGCAGCCGCCGCGGTGGGCGCGCCGCATCCCGGGGCTCACGGCGCTGCTCGAGTCCATCTCCCAGGTCTCGCCCTCGCTGGTGCGAGACACCTGGTTGCTGGTCCGCGCGAGCGCGCTCCAGCTCGCGACCTTCGCGCTGGATGCGCTCACGTTGTCGTGCATGTTCCAGGCGGTGGGGCACCCGGTGGACTTCGCCGCCGTGTTCGCCGCGTTCATGCTGGCCACGCTGGTGATGACCCTGAGCATCATCCCCGGAGGCGTGGGCACGTTCGAGGCCACGGCGGTGGGCACGCTGTCGTCGCTGGGTGTGCCGGTGGAGGTGGCGCTCACGGCGGTGATGTTGCTGCGTGGATACACGCTGTGGCTGCCGCTGCCGCTGGGCATGGTGCTCCTGCGCCGGATGTTCGGGGTGCGCCTGCGCGAGGCGATGTCGGAGCGCTCGTCGCTGGGGGCACCGGAGCAGGAGCCCGCGTGA
- a CDS encoding class I SAM-dependent methyltransferase: MEKRTDWYEHPEYYEAIFGTDTVREVDFLQALSERHGTGGKQWLEPACGAGRLVAEATSRGLKVAGYDISEAMLAHARKRLTPARRRQVKLSVSRMEEFFEPSLEGKVDVAHNLVSTFRYLDSEAAALAHLKGTRRLLKPQGLYVLGFHLTDYARTSAEHERWLGTVGKDKVVCNTNEGLPDRRARRSPMRNRLRVTGPGKDWLIETTWFFRTYDAAQANRLFRTAGLRVVEAYDFDYDLSAPVERGSRRLDRVFVLQPAPSSTVEVKAPSSRKRATASKKK; encoded by the coding sequence ATGGAAAAACGCACCGACTGGTATGAGCACCCCGAGTATTACGAAGCCATCTTCGGCACCGACACCGTGCGCGAGGTGGACTTCCTCCAGGCGCTGAGCGAACGGCACGGCACGGGGGGCAAGCAGTGGTTGGAGCCCGCGTGTGGCGCCGGTCGCCTGGTGGCCGAGGCCACGAGCCGGGGACTGAAGGTCGCCGGTTACGACATCTCCGAGGCGATGCTCGCACATGCGCGCAAGCGGCTGACGCCCGCGCGTCGCCGTCAGGTGAAGCTCTCCGTGTCGCGCATGGAGGAGTTCTTCGAGCCCTCGCTGGAGGGCAAGGTGGACGTCGCGCACAACCTGGTCTCCACCTTCCGCTACCTGGACAGCGAGGCGGCGGCGCTGGCGCACCTGAAGGGGACGCGGCGGCTGCTCAAGCCCCAGGGGCTCTATGTGCTGGGCTTCCACCTCACCGACTACGCGCGGACCTCGGCCGAGCACGAGCGCTGGCTGGGGACGGTGGGCAAGGACAAGGTCGTCTGCAACACGAACGAGGGCCTGCCGGACCGGCGCGCGCGCCGCTCCCCCATGCGCAACCGGCTGCGCGTCACGGGGCCAGGGAAGGACTGGCTCATCGAGACGACCTGGTTCTTCCGGACGTACGACGCGGCGCAGGCGAACCGGTTGTTCCGCACCGCGGGCCTGCGCGTGGTGGAGGCGTATGACTTCGACTACGACCTCAGCGCGCCCGTCGAGCGTGGCAGCCGACGGTTGGACCGGGTCTTCGTCCTGCAGCCGGCGCCCTCGTCGACGGTGGAAGTGAAGGCGCCCTCGAGTCGCAAGCGCGCCACCGCCTCGAAGAAGAAGTAA
- a CDS encoding ZIP family metal transporter — protein sequence MSVLATVALYSLIVVIGALLGALVVLWNQKQTQLVRFLAFAAGVMLGAAFFHMLPEAYEGGGWWAFALVPGGFVFLLVLERYLVAHAGEDLPGDHMSGHGRHTEPGQVLGLTAFLGLSTHTLFDGIALGSAVEEGVGLMALIAIVAHKVPSALSLASILKTEGRSKGSILLLSTLYGLMVPAGALIYFGFDAVLRFESMAPKALAFSAGTFLYIAVSDLLPHVHRHGKDQPGRNVLALFVGLALMFALARLVGHPAH from the coding sequence ATGTCGGTCCTGGCCACGGTGGCCCTCTACTCACTCATCGTCGTCATCGGCGCGCTGTTGGGCGCGCTGGTGGTGCTGTGGAACCAGAAGCAGACGCAGCTGGTCCGCTTCCTGGCGTTCGCCGCCGGGGTGATGCTGGGCGCGGCGTTCTTCCACATGCTCCCGGAGGCGTACGAGGGCGGAGGCTGGTGGGCCTTCGCGCTGGTGCCCGGGGGCTTCGTCTTCTTGCTGGTGCTGGAGCGCTACCTGGTGGCGCACGCGGGGGAGGACCTGCCCGGCGACCACATGTCCGGCCACGGGCGTCACACGGAGCCCGGTCAGGTGCTGGGGCTCACGGCGTTCCTCGGCCTGTCCACGCACACGTTGTTCGACGGAATCGCGTTGGGCTCGGCGGTGGAGGAGGGCGTGGGGTTGATGGCGCTCATCGCGATTGTGGCGCACAAGGTGCCCTCGGCGTTGTCGCTCGCGTCCATCCTGAAGACGGAGGGTCGCTCGAAGGGCTCCATCCTCCTGCTCTCCACGCTGTACGGGCTGATGGTGCCCGCCGGCGCGCTCATCTACTTCGGCTTCGATGCGGTGCTGCGCTTCGAGAGCATGGCGCCCAAGGCGCTCGCGTTCTCCGCGGGCACGTTCCTGTACATCGCCGTGTCGGACCTGCTGCCGCACGTGCACCGCCACGGCAAGGACCAGCCGGGCCGCAACGTGTTGGCGCTCTTCGTGGGCCTGGCGCTCATGTTCGCGCTGGCGCGGCTGGTGGGCCACCCGGCGCACTGA
- a CDS encoding YcaO-like family protein, producing the protein MRPFSFDTGSASPGTTKQFRQGTHRVMTPEQTLERVQRLMPVMGITRVANVTGLDTIGLPVVMVTRPNARSLAVSQGKGTSLAAAKASGLMESVEAYHAEHVTLPLKLATYNELRFRSPVVDVDRLPRLSVSLFHPNWRTLWVEGVDLLGSGPLWLPFDLVHTDFTLPLPTGSGAFLMSSNGLASGNHVLEAMLHGLCEGVERDATALWHAGGEKAQAATRLKLESVDDAECRQVLDLYERAGVAVGVWETTSDIGVPAFSCYIIDREPEPLRPVAVAGGMGCHPSRAVALLRALTEAAQSRLTRISGARDDLHRKAYEAAREGVTAERLRKRLAEEPAVREFQQAPHHDAATFEEDLAWVLARVRSVGVSQVVVVDLTKPELGLPVVRVVVPGLETTHEAPGYQPGPRAQRMRGGAR; encoded by the coding sequence ATGCGCCCCTTCTCCTTCGACACCGGTAGCGCGTCCCCCGGGACGACCAAGCAGTTCCGCCAGGGGACCCACCGGGTGATGACGCCCGAGCAGACGCTGGAGCGTGTGCAACGGCTCATGCCCGTCATGGGAATCACCCGCGTCGCCAACGTCACGGGGTTGGACACGATTGGCCTCCCGGTGGTGATGGTGACGCGGCCCAACGCGCGCTCGCTGGCGGTGTCGCAGGGAAAGGGCACGAGCCTCGCGGCGGCGAAGGCGTCCGGGTTGATGGAGTCGGTGGAGGCGTACCACGCCGAGCACGTCACGCTGCCCCTGAAGCTGGCCACGTACAATGAGCTGCGCTTCCGCTCGCCCGTGGTCGACGTGGACAGGCTGCCTCGACTGTCGGTGAGCCTGTTCCATCCCAACTGGCGCACGCTCTGGGTGGAGGGCGTGGACCTGTTGGGCTCGGGGCCGCTGTGGCTGCCCTTCGACCTGGTGCACACGGACTTCACGCTGCCCCTGCCCACGGGGAGCGGCGCGTTCCTCATGAGCAGCAATGGGCTGGCCTCCGGCAACCACGTGCTCGAGGCGATGCTGCATGGGTTGTGTGAAGGGGTGGAGCGCGACGCGACGGCGCTCTGGCATGCGGGCGGCGAGAAGGCCCAGGCCGCCACGCGACTGAAGCTGGAGTCGGTGGACGACGCCGAGTGCCGGCAGGTGCTGGACCTCTACGAGCGCGCGGGCGTGGCCGTGGGCGTCTGGGAGACGACGAGCGACATCGGTGTGCCCGCGTTCAGCTGCTACATCATCGACCGGGAGCCCGAGCCGCTGCGCCCTGTCGCGGTGGCGGGCGGCATGGGCTGTCACCCCTCGCGAGCCGTCGCCCTGCTGCGAGCCCTGACGGAGGCCGCGCAGAGTCGGCTCACGCGCATCAGCGGCGCGAGAGATGACCTGCACCGCAAGGCGTACGAGGCCGCGCGCGAAGGCGTGACGGCGGAGCGACTGCGCAAGCGGCTGGCCGAGGAGCCCGCGGTGCGGGAGTTCCAACAAGCGCCGCATCACGACGCGGCCACGTTCGAGGAGGACCTCGCGTGGGTGCTCGCGAGGGTGCGCTCGGTGGGCGTGAGCCAGGTGGTGGTGGTGGACCTGACGAAGCCGGAGCTGGGGTTGCCCGTCGTGCGGGTGGTGGTGCCGGGGTTGGAGACGACGCACGAAGCGCCCGGGTATCAACCAGGTCCGCGAGCCCAGCGGATGCGCGGAGGCGCGCGATGA
- a CDS encoding TfuA-like protein, with protein sequence MKVFIFTGPTLRAEEAKRELDAVYLPPAQQGDVYRAACEKPVALGIIDGFFEHVPAVWHKEILWAMSEGIHVFGASSMGALRAAELATFGMEGVGCVFEDFRQGVLEDDDEVAVAHASAEHDWRPLSEAMVNVRATLAAARAAGVVSEPVRASLEQRAKALFYVERAWPKLLSGFPRAEVEALEAWLPRGRVDVKRADAVAMLRTIRSRVEAGLSPKETRFPFQHTDAWEEARRRAARQPLRQTARTSDGVGTEALLDELRLRGGLKEARRASMARALAVEEARRVGRVPDAWELHATKEALSHERHLTPESFELWKAEQHVDDVARLLRDESHVRWVEALMEPEVLRHLADHLRLTGEYAVLLERARDKEQVLETAGLSRPRLEDAGITEGALWAWYFEENQGRMVPVQMEQAARDEGFADVASMRRAALRELCYVLTKAGAAA encoded by the coding sequence ATGAAGGTCTTCATCTTCACCGGCCCCACGCTGCGAGCCGAAGAGGCGAAGCGGGAGCTCGACGCGGTGTACCTGCCTCCCGCGCAGCAGGGCGATGTCTACCGCGCGGCCTGCGAGAAGCCGGTGGCCCTGGGTATCATCGACGGGTTCTTCGAGCACGTGCCCGCGGTCTGGCACAAGGAGATCCTCTGGGCGATGTCGGAGGGCATCCATGTCTTCGGGGCCTCGAGCATGGGGGCGCTGAGGGCCGCGGAGCTGGCCACCTTCGGCATGGAGGGCGTGGGCTGCGTGTTCGAGGACTTCCGCCAGGGCGTGCTGGAGGACGATGACGAGGTCGCGGTGGCGCACGCGAGCGCCGAGCACGACTGGCGTCCCCTGTCCGAGGCGATGGTCAACGTGCGCGCCACGCTCGCGGCGGCACGAGCGGCGGGAGTGGTGAGCGAGCCTGTTCGCGCCTCGCTCGAGCAGCGCGCCAAGGCGCTCTTCTACGTGGAGCGTGCGTGGCCGAAGCTGCTGTCGGGATTTCCTCGCGCGGAGGTGGAGGCGCTCGAGGCCTGGCTGCCGCGGGGACGCGTGGATGTGAAGCGCGCGGACGCGGTGGCGATGCTGCGCACGATTCGCTCGCGTGTGGAGGCAGGGCTCTCGCCCAAGGAGACCCGCTTCCCCTTCCAGCACACGGATGCATGGGAAGAGGCGCGAAGGCGCGCGGCGCGACAGCCGCTTCGACAGACGGCACGCACCTCGGATGGCGTGGGAACCGAAGCGCTCCTCGATGAGCTCCGCCTGCGCGGAGGGCTGAAGGAGGCGCGGCGGGCGAGCATGGCGCGAGCACTCGCCGTGGAGGAGGCGCGGCGGGTGGGGCGCGTTCCGGACGCATGGGAGCTCCACGCGACGAAGGAGGCGCTGAGCCACGAGCGGCACCTCACGCCGGAGTCCTTCGAGCTGTGGAAGGCGGAGCAGCACGTGGACGACGTCGCCCGGCTGCTGCGGGACGAGTCCCATGTGCGCTGGGTGGAGGCGCTCATGGAGCCGGAGGTCTTGCGGCACCTCGCCGACCACCTGCGGCTGACGGGTGAGTACGCCGTCTTGTTGGAGCGTGCGCGCGACAAGGAGCAGGTGCTCGAGACGGCGGGGCTCTCGCGGCCCAGGCTGGAGGACGCGGGCATCACCGAGGGCGCGCTGTGGGCCTGGTACTTCGAGGAGAACCAGGGGCGCATGGTGCCCGTGCAGATGGAGCAGGCTGCGCGCGACGAGGGCTTCGCCGACGTGGCCTCCATGCGCAGGGCCGCGCTGCGTGAGCTTTGCTATGTGCTCACGAAGGCGGGCGCCGCGGCCTGA
- a CDS encoding CBS domain-containing protein, giving the protein MLTVGDLMTRDVVTLEETDDLVRVDDLLKLHHIRHLPVVREGRLVGLVSHRDLIRALSRQLAAPHPEPISVSRLMSRDVEMVRPDLPVREAIYKLLDQRFGCLPVVDRERRLVGIITEADFMRMAARLLTAAEARRGDATEAAAH; this is encoded by the coding sequence ATGCTCACCGTGGGCGACCTGATGACCCGGGATGTCGTCACGCTGGAAGAGACCGATGACCTGGTCCGCGTGGATGACTTGTTGAAGCTCCATCACATCCGTCACCTGCCCGTGGTGCGCGAGGGCCGGCTGGTGGGGCTGGTGAGCCATCGCGACCTCATCCGCGCGCTGTCGCGTCAGCTCGCGGCGCCCCACCCCGAGCCCATCTCGGTCTCCCGCCTGATGTCGCGCGACGTGGAGATGGTGCGGCCGGACCTGCCGGTGCGAGAGGCCATCTACAAGCTGCTGGACCAGCGCTTCGGCTGTCTGCCCGTGGTGGACCGCGAGCGTCGGCTGGTGGGCATCATCACCGAGGCGGACTTCATGCGCATGGCCGCGCGGCTGCTGACGGCCGCGGAGGCCCGTCGAGGCGACGCGACGGAGGCCGCCGCTCACTAG
- a CDS encoding response regulator gives MALILLVDDDSTLLEIYTEALRGQGWEVASVRDGEMALALAQAFPPDLILTDVSMPGMNGLELCRHLRADETLRHVPRIVHSSMERLASLSGDVFLRKSGDLTELLACITRCLTPRTLVPTMPAAAA, from the coding sequence ATGGCTCTCATCCTTCTCGTCGACGATGACTCCACCCTTCTCGAAATCTACACCGAGGCCCTCCGGGGTCAGGGCTGGGAGGTGGCCTCGGTCCGCGACGGTGAGATGGCCCTCGCGCTCGCGCAGGCATTCCCCCCGGACCTCATCCTCACGGACGTGTCGATGCCGGGGATGAACGGCCTGGAGCTGTGCCGGCACCTGCGCGCCGATGAGACGCTGCGCCACGTCCCGCGCATCGTCCACAGCAGCATGGAGCGGCTCGCGAGCCTCTCGGGCGACGTCTTCCTGCGGAAGTCCGGGGACCTCACGGAGCTGCTCGCCTGCATCACCCGGTGCCTGACCCCGCGCACGCTGGTGCCCACGATGCCGGCGGCGGCGGCGTGA
- a CDS encoding COG3014 family protein, translating to MTPLHHPPARPRGWGALALVSVLLLSGCAGDYVSRTRGVRMSYQSGHYNEALSELDAVARDGSSKDTLLILLDKGMVLHSARKWAESNKVLEEAEKLSAQLDAVSVSEEAGALVTNERQRAYRGEDFEKLMISVVQALNYAELGDDEAAMVEVRQVNERLQKMVVEEKKPYQQLAIARYLGGVIREDQRDWDAAYIDYAKAYELEPRVGELAEPLLRLAKYTGRDQLYEELKAKYPNVEHPPLARDEAQIVVVVEAGLSPEKQPASRDVNGGNLIEVPVYRDRGGAPQVGVTVGEQRVSAVTVTSMADVARLHLDTRIGGMLAKQIAGVAVKAGLAAGLGAATKSEELGALAFLILNAGNAADLRSWLSLPAEFQVARFRVPAGSHVVRVEGGGRVSEHTVDVKPGRVGLLVVRRYY from the coding sequence ATGACTCCTCTCCACCACCCTCCGGCGCGCCCCCGTGGCTGGGGCGCGCTCGCGCTGGTGAGCGTGCTCCTGTTGTCCGGCTGCGCGGGGGACTACGTGTCCCGCACGCGCGGCGTCCGCATGTCCTATCAATCGGGGCACTACAACGAGGCCCTGTCGGAGCTGGACGCCGTCGCCCGGGACGGCTCATCGAAGGACACGCTGCTCATCCTGTTGGACAAGGGGATGGTGCTGCACTCGGCCCGCAAGTGGGCGGAGAGCAACAAGGTCCTGGAGGAGGCGGAGAAGCTCAGCGCGCAGCTCGACGCCGTCTCCGTCAGCGAGGAGGCCGGGGCGCTGGTGACCAACGAGCGGCAGCGCGCCTACCGCGGCGAGGACTTCGAGAAGCTGATGATCTCCGTCGTCCAGGCGCTCAACTACGCGGAGCTGGGCGACGACGAGGCGGCCATGGTGGAGGTGCGTCAGGTCAACGAGCGCCTCCAGAAGATGGTCGTCGAGGAGAAGAAGCCGTACCAGCAGCTCGCCATCGCCCGCTACCTGGGCGGCGTCATCCGCGAGGACCAGCGCGACTGGGACGCGGCGTACATCGACTACGCGAAGGCGTACGAGCTGGAGCCGCGCGTGGGCGAGCTCGCGGAGCCGCTCCTCCGACTGGCGAAGTACACCGGCAGGGACCAGCTCTACGAGGAGCTGAAGGCGAAGTACCCGAACGTCGAGCACCCTCCGCTGGCGCGTGACGAGGCTCAAATCGTCGTCGTCGTGGAGGCCGGGCTGTCGCCGGAGAAGCAGCCCGCGTCGCGCGACGTCAACGGCGGCAATCTCATCGAGGTGCCCGTCTACCGCGACCGCGGCGGCGCGCCGCAGGTGGGCGTGACGGTGGGCGAGCAGCGCGTCAGCGCCGTCACGGTGACGTCCATGGCGGACGTGGCGCGGCTGCACCTGGACACGCGCATCGGCGGGATGCTGGCGAAGCAGATTGCCGGCGTGGCCGTGAAGGCGGGACTGGCGGCGGGCCTGGGCGCGGCGACCAAGAGCGAGGAGCTGGGCGCGCTGGCGTTCCTCATCCTCAATGCCGGCAACGCGGCGGACCTGCGTTCCTGGCTTTCCCTGCCTGCGGAGTTCCAGGTGGCGCGCTTCCGGGTGCCAGCGGGGAGCCACGTGGTGCGGGTGGAGGGGGGCGGCAGGGTGTCGGAGCACACGGTGGACGTGAAGCCGGGACGGGTGGGGTTGTTGGTGGTGAGGCGCTACTACTGA